The region aaaactataaaatgtcacacaaaGTCGAAAATTGGGTCTTCTGTAATGTAAAGGATACCATTTATGTCAACATTTTGTTGTAAATCatttcttataaataaaaaagtggtATTTTAATTGGAGCATCTTTCCTGGTTTGTTCTAATAAtgatttttaacattaaatggCTGAAAATCCACTGGTTCTCACTGCTTTATTCAGTTCACCCAGGTTTTGTTACACATGCAACACAGCATACAATTTCACACTAAAATGAATATTTGAGTAAACACATCCTCAGTTCACCTACCTTGGTGCAATGAATGAAATCACCAAACACAAATCCAAAGAAATAGACTACCGCCCAGTGACAACTGTTTTGTGGCTGCATTTATCCTATActaccagaaaaaaaacccaaacataATAAGTTAAAGGGAGAAAAAAGATAGGCCTTTGATCAGTggtggactcaggctgtctgaagGGCAGGGGTGACCTGCATACAATGGGGCACCAGTGCGTAGAAAgctttctagcatgtagggcagcctatatggcactTCACCCATTCTTAAGGCCagcctagagggcactttatcatattttctctaTTTAAGGGCATCCATTAGTGCACTGCGTctcgttttctccactggaaagacaccctagagggcactttatcatgtttatcTACCAGAGGgtgcatccaagagggcactttatacCATTTTCTCCACTGTAATGGCACCctatagagggcactttatcgtgTTTTATCAACCAACAGTgcacccaagagggcactttatacCATTTTCTCCACTGTAATGGCACCctatagagggcactttatcgtgTTTTATCAACCAACAGTgcacccaagagggcactttacaCCGTTTTCTcgactggaaggacaccctagagggccgtttatcatgttttatctaccagcGGGGCATCCAGGAGGGCATATCTGCTGCATTTCTTTCGAACATGTGGGCACTAAAGGGGGTGGTCGTTTGATCTGATCAATAAGTGAATGCAGGATCATGAATCAGAAGCATGAACATCTCTGATAACTGATATGTGTTAGTCATGAGTGATCAACCTTTAATATATGTGTGCAGATTAATTGTTGTGTACAGCTGATGCATGTGAAACAAGGATACATGTATTcagaacacaacaacacacacatagttaTGTGTGTGTTAACAATAGTTATGTTATGTAGGAGAATATTGTACTGTACAAGCCATACTACATGGATTGATGCCAATATTTAGACATATTTGGATTCAGAAATAGTAATAACAAGACAGAAATTGTAATTTAGAGAATATTTCGTAATTATTATTGCAGTGATTCAGACatctgaaagacaaaaaaacccAAACCACAAAAATGGCCTCATGTAGGCCTGCTTCACTTCAGCTTTATGGAGTTCCCCATAATAATTTGCATTTGGAATACAGAAGTATGACTATTTCAACATGAGGATGACTTTTACTGTTAATTCTGTTGATTCAGTGGAAACACTGTGTATGGGATAACGCCTTTTTACATAACAGGAATCTGAACACCTCCCGcccaaaaaaatagaaatagataAAGGaaggaaacacagacagaaatgGGGAAGCAGTGAGTGCCCAAATCTCACAATCCTATTCACGCTGCACACAACATCCAGACACAGATTTCAAGGTAAGATCTACACGTGCCAAACTGCAAAATATAAGAATTTAAAGTGATTGTATTGTGTGAAAACTTTTCTTTACCATTTCCACCTGTATTGTTTATTGTAGCAGTCCAGGGTAAATAAGAGGAAATTCATTTGTAGTCTTTGCTATACAGAGTATTAGTAGCAACTCAAAAGTGTTGGATTCATTGGATCAAAAGCACAATGAGTGTTTTTCATGgtgtctttttgtctttgtaTTAGATGaagttgttgctgctgttgggGATGCTGACAGCATGTGCTGCAACTCCtcaaggtaaaaaaataataatccttattTAACAAAGGGGATACCAAAAGGAAATGTTGGAGTTTGAGGCAGTCTGTTTCCCTTGACCTTTACATTTGCTTTTTTCTGCAATACTAATTTAGGCACaagaaaaatattaaacatgagGTATTGCAATATAGTAGATTTTTTAATTTGgcaaaatatgtcaaatatcTTTCCCTAAATTACCAATGTTGTCTTCAGGAATATGTCTGCTATATTTGTCATAATAATTGTATTCTTTACCATTTTCACACTTTTATAATTTTCAGCtaacatgtttttataaaattacaagGATTACTGGTAACAAACAACAGAGTGttatattttaatatcaaacttggatgttttttatgatttcataactgatttatttaatttgggacATTTTCTTGACTTGATAGTCAAAACACTGGTGCTCATTCCCCTTTCAATCAGACACTAATTACTGCATTTGCAGGAAAATGACCTATAGGCCTATTGGAAcgtgtgcaaaacaaataaatacgggACAAAACAATAAGCAAACCAAAAAGCTAAGTGGAGTATCAAAAAGTGTTTTAATAATCATATGTAGTGTCTCTCTTTGTATACGATTTGTACTTGACATCTTAGCAAATATTTCCTTCCTCAAATTTTTTCTATGAAACCTGACAGCAATGCTTACATGTGTGAGTTCAACAGTCAGTGCTTCATACGGTACTACTGTGCAAGATGACTTTCATCCAAAATATATAGTAAATTCATCATATGTCATTAGTTACCACAATttatatatgataataataataataacaactaaTGTGTAATGCAGTTAGTCAACTTTTAGCTTCACTTTATGGTTATAGAAATATTCTACAGTTCTACAATTTGATTTAGCAgatgcttttatccaaagcGACGTACATCTGAGAGTTTGTACAGCACAAGCAAGGATGTAGATGGACCAACGTGAGTAAGTGCCAACAGCAGCTTCAAGTCCGATCGGACACAGGTGCTGACAGGCAGTGCACAGGGTGGATAGAAGCAGATTTATTTCATCATAATGAATATCCTAACAACATCCTCAATATCTTCATCATCAGTATCATTGTGATCAACACATGAATAACTTCAATGTCATTAGGTGCGGAGGTGTTCATGAAAGAGCTGGGTCTTTAGCGTTTTCTCGAAAGTGGAAAGGGACTCTGTGGATTGAATGGACTTCGGTAACTTATTCCACCACCAAATATGCTAATAAacaaatagatataaaaaaaaaattctccctctctcttttcagaTCTGTCAGGTAAAATGTTCACCTTCCCACAACAAACCAAAACAGCTCATGTGAGGCTGACTACAACAAAACAGGAGTTCAGTGCCATAACCGTCTGTCACAGGTAGAACTGaatgtgtaaaatgtataaaacaacCCGCTGTATCTCTGACTGTGAAAACTATCATACATGATAATGTTTTTGTAATTCCTACAGGTCCTTTACAGACCTTCAAAGAGACCACGCCCTTTTCTCTATGTCCACACCCTCTAATACCAATGCCTTCCTGATTTTCTGGGACCAAACAAATAAGGAGATGGAGCCCCATATCAAGGATACAAAGTCAGAAATGATGGGGCTGAACTACAAGTCGAACATGTGGCACTCCATTTGTACCACATGGGACTCTACGACTGGACTGGCGCAGCTGTGGTTTGATGGACAACGTTCAATTAAGAAATATGTCAATTCTGGATCCCCCATCAGAGGATCCACTAAAATTGTCTTGGGACAGGTAcagttttattaattaatagatGACGGTCTTAAAACAAATGCTGTATATCCTTGATTTATtgtgtgtatagtgtatagATTTCAATACAAATATTGTACAATTTAACTCTTATTTACTATTTCTCAAACCTCTGCAATCTACAGGAGCAGGATTCCCACGGTGGGGGGTTTGACTTGAAGCAGTCTTTCGTTGGCATGATATCTGATGTCCACATGTGGGACTACGTCCTTTCCCCCTGTGAGATCCAGAAGTACGTGGATGGCCTGAACTTCACTCCAGGAAATGTGCTCAACTGGGGTGCGCTGGAGTTCCAGATAACAGACAGAGTGCTGACAGAAGATAAACAAGAGTCCTGTGTCTAAACTTTAAAACAATACCATCTATGTTATAGAAAGTCAAAAATCATCTGTGTTATTATGTCCAATGTGAAGTATAACTTACTAATGTCagctttttatgttaaatgtttatCAAAGGATAAGTTCTGATTTGTCTTACTACTATAATCACATGAAAGAGTTATTTTGGTGTCTCTGATCATTCAACTGAAAAGATCTCTTCCTAACatgatggggggaaaaaatcagcaGTCCTCCTTTTCAGAAATGAATCGCAAATCAAGTGGGTTTACCAGATTTTTCAATAAAGTCGTTCTACAAAGGTGTTGCTTCAGAGCAATCTTTATTGTGTCGTTGAACAAGAAAATGTTCAGCAAAAATGACATGCCATGAGAGAAATGTTGGAGTGCTAAGGCAGAGAATATTACGGGGGCATGCATAATGGGGAGTTTAGGAGGAAACTGGGAACAGGTGGAGTTTGTGGGTGTGGAGGTCAGGTGATGTGGAAAGGCAAGACAGGGGGAAGAGTATTCTGAAACAACCAGCAGATTGGCAATAGTGCTAAGAAAGTGAAAAGAGTTTCAAATTAGCTGACATTCTTGTattaagactaaatctaaaccTTCAGCTTATTGCAAGGCTTTTTTTCTGTAAGTGGTTATCTTAGATTACTTAAACCTATAGTCTTTACCATATGTGacgttaaaataaaaataatgaagcaCATGGATTTATTACCAAAATGCCTGATTCAGCAGTATTTCACAACATGCAGAGATACATAGTTCTTCATTGAATGTCAGTTTGCAATCTGTGTGTGCAATTGATGACACTCACTAACATTATTTCCTCGTCTGTTTCAAAGCTTATTGAAAGAGTCAGGTACATGGTCTTGAgctatggggtataacacatgccagcttttgtaaatataaaaatcacGATCAGAGAAGACCTGGCCCAGGTGGCCATAACAAAAAAGGGACACACAACATATGAACGTTTAACAAAATAACCTTTATTTCAGTAAAGTGTGTGCTGTGCATGATTGGAAGATGTGGGTGCGGGTGTTGAAAAGGTGCATAAAAGCAAAGCAAGAAACTAAAGCAAAATCACCAAACAGGAGAGaagctacagcagcagcagaatggagggtgatggtgccttcaaatgttgTCGTGTTTACCGTTTTCACGAggagagtccatatgaacgcccccctaaTGTGGTATTCACGACATCGTAAGTGGAAGTTTTCTGAAAGCGCAGAGTTCAAGAGTTGTGACATGTtcgttgacgttgtca is a window of Sebastes umbrosus isolate fSebUmb1 chromosome 11, fSebUmb1.pri, whole genome shotgun sequence DNA encoding:
- the LOC119496933 gene encoding serum amyloid P-component-like isoform X1, whose product is MKLLLLLGMLTACAATPQDLSGKMFTFPQQTKTAHVRLTTTKQEFSAITVCHRSFTDLQRDHALFSMSTPSNTNAFLIFWDQTNKEMEPHIKDTKSEMMGLNYKSNMWHSICTTWDSTTGLAQLWFDGQRSIKKYVNSGSPIRGSTKIVLGQEQDSHGGGFDLKQSFVGMISDVHMWDYVLSPCEIQKYVDGLNFTPGNVLNWGALEFQITDRVLTEDKQESCV
- the LOC119496933 gene encoding serum amyloid P-component-like isoform X2 produces the protein MDFDLSGKMFTFPQQTKTAHVRLTTTKQEFSAITVCHRSFTDLQRDHALFSMSTPSNTNAFLIFWDQTNKEMEPHIKDTKSEMMGLNYKSNMWHSICTTWDSTTGLAQLWFDGQRSIKKYVNSGSPIRGSTKIVLGQEQDSHGGGFDLKQSFVGMISDVHMWDYVLSPCEIQKYVDGLNFTPGNVLNWGALEFQITDRVLTEDKQESCV